Proteins encoded in a region of the Magallana gigas chromosome 8, xbMagGiga1.1, whole genome shotgun sequence genome:
- the LOC117690132 gene encoding D-beta-hydroxybutyrate dehydrogenase, whose translation MDLSGKVALVTGSTSGIGLGIARSLAKKGCALILTGLGDQTTIDELVKEFKVSCNGNASFVPCDLRSRDSVHQMCKEISKLHHNGVDILVNNAGINHVSPIDEYPDEKWDVMISIMLTSPFDLIKYFIPSMKQKGWGRIINISSMMGLISQPGKAVYSAAKSGIIGLSRGVALEGAPFGVTCNAICPGFAYTAVTDPQVRAFQEKEGLATFDEAKEKFFSRAPTGKPVEVGQISDLVVFLCSSGADSMTGSPIVIDGGFTVQ comes from the exons ATGGATTTAAGCGGTAAAGTCGCCTTAGTGACGGGTTCAACAAGTGGGATAGGACTTGGCATTGCTCGGAGTCTGGCAAAGAAAGGATGTGCTTTGATTTTGACTGGACTGGGGGATCAAACGACCATTGATGAATTGGTGAAGGAATTCAAAGT ATCATGCAATGGAAATGCTTCCTTTGTACCATGTGATCTAAGATCACGTGATTCGGTTCATCAGATGTGCAAAGAAATATCTAAACTACACCATAATGGAGTCGATATTTTAGTTAACAATGCTG GGATAAATCATGTAAGTCCAATCGACGAATACCCGGATGAAAAATGGGATGTAATGATTAGCATAATGCTAACTTCTCCGTTTGAtcttatcaaatatttcattcctAGCATGAAACAGAAAG GATGGGGCCGAATAATCAACATATCCTCCATGATGGGTTTGATCAGCCAGCCGGGAAAAGCTGTGTACAGTGCTGCTAAATCGGGAATCATCGGGTTGTCcagg GGCGTGGCTTTGGAGGGAGCCCCCTTTGGAGTAACGTGTAATGCAATTTGTCCTGGATTCGCCTACACCGCTG TCACAGATCCACAGGTGCGCGCTTTTCAAGAGAAAGAGGGTCTAGCCACATTTGATGAAGCAAAG GAGAAGTTCTTTTCCAGAGCTCCAACTGGAAAACCTGTGGAAGTTGGACAG ATAAGTGACTTAGTGGTGTTTCTGTGTTCCTCTGGCGCTGACAGTATGACGGGGTCACCCATTGTTATAGATGGAGGCTTCACTGTGCAGTAA